The sequence ACGAGGGGCGCCAGGTCGGACAGCTCGGCTTCCCGCCGCCCGGCCAGCAGCGCGGTCGCCGCGAACGCCTTCTGGCCCTTGACCGCCCGCCGGTCGGAAAACGTGACGCCCTCCGCGCGGAGCGCCCGCACGATGCGCCCGTAGGCCGGCCGGATCGGGGCCAGGTCGACCTCGCCGAGGACACGCCGCAGCCGGATCAGATCGGTCACCGGGAACGTCGCTGCGCCGGCCGGGAGGGCACCGTTACCGCTGTCGGTGAGCGCCTCCTTACCGGTGAGCCATTTCTCGCGGGTCCAGCCGAGCCCGAGGACGTCCTCGATGTCGTCGTCCGGAACGTAGCCGAGGGTGCAGCGCAACAGGAATCGGTCGCTGAACGCGGCCAGCAGCGGATCGTCCGGCATCTCGTTGGACGACCCGAGCAGCGTGACGAGCGGGACCGGCTCGGCCTCGGCTCCATTGTGGTAGGTGCGCTCGTTGACGAGCGTCAGCAGCGTGTTCAGGATGGCCGAACTGCCCTGGAAAACCTCGTCGAGGAACGCGACCTCGGCCTTCGGTAGCATGCCGGTCGTGTTGACCCGGTACACACCTTTCTCGCGCAGCAACCGGAGGTCGACCGGGCCGAACAACTCCGCCGGTTCGGTGAACCGGGTCAGGAGGTAGCTGAAGTACTGCGCTTTGAGCATGCGCCGGAATCGGTCGAGCAGGCTGCTCTTCGCCGTACCCGGGGGCCCGAGCAGCAGTACGTGCTCTCCGCACAGGGCGGCCAGGCCTACCAGGTCCACGGCCTCGTCCCGACCGACGAAGTCACGTTTGACCTCGTCGAGTCGCGTCGCGTAAGTGCGGGCCAGCACGCGCGTCGCGCGGTCGAGTGTGGTCGTCGTCACTACTGATCGCCCTCCCCAAGGGCTGCGGTGGTCTGGGTGGACAGCGGCCGGAGCGCCTCGGCCAGTTCGTCGGCCGCGGCGGCACTCGCAACCCCCTCGGCGGCCAGCGAGGTCTCGCCCTGGCCGGTGAGTCCGGCCAGATCACCCAGCGACCCGAGCGCGGACGCGGGCAGCACCAGAGTCGTCCGGCCCCGGCGCTCACCCGGACTACCGAGTGGCTGTCGGCGATCGACGTCGCGTTGCTGCTTGCCACGGCGGAGCTCACCGACGAGCTCGCCCAGCCGCCGTGCGTCGGCCGGACGTTTCGGATCACCGACCAGCTCATCCGCACGAGCGTCCCGAAAGATGGATCGGATCTCGTCACCGTTCATGCCTTCGGTGGCGCGGGCGATGGCGCCGGTGAGCTTCTTCGAGACCGGCACGTCGAAGTGCTGGGCGTGCACCCTCACGATCTCCTCGCGCGCGCGAGAGTTCGGCAGGTCGATCTTGATCGGCCGGAAGCGGCTGGGACGCAGCAGCGCCTCGTCGATCAGGTCGATCCGGTTGGTGGTACCGACGATCAGCACCGGAACCTCCGGACGGAACCCGTCGAGCTCGGTGAGCAGCTGGGCGACGATCGCGTTCCCGGCCCGGCTGCCCCCGTCGTCCCGGCCGGTGCGGCTGGCCGCGATGGAGTCGAATTCGTCGAACACGACCACGGAGGGGGCGTTGCGGCGAGCTTCGGAGAACAGCTCGCGGATCTTCCGCTCGCTCTCCCCCACGTACATGTCGGTGATCTCGGGTCCGGAGACGACCAGAATGGTGGCGTCCAGCCGGGCCGCGATCGCCTTGGCGAAAAGCGTCTTCCCGGTACCGGGCGGCCCGTGGAAGATGAAGCCGCGGGGCACCAGGTCGTGCTGGAGATGTACCGGGAGATCGGGTGCGCCGTTGATGATCGTCAGTGCCCGGATCAGCTCCGTCTTCACGTCGTCGTAACCGCCGATCGCGTCGAACGGGACGGTCGGGACCTCGAAGGCGCTGGACGTCCGAGCCTTGAAGACACGGAGCTCGTGCAGGAGGTCGGCGAACGACGGTCGCCGTCCCTCATCCGCCTGCTCCCGGTACTGGTGATGGGCGAACCGCAACGCGTGGCGCAGCCGGACGGCATTCAGACCGGCGACGTGCTTGTAGAGGCCACCGTCGTCGAAACCGGCGAACCGCTCGGCCTCGTCGCGTGTGATCAGCGCCCGGCCGACCGGGACGGTCGAGCCGTCGGCCGCCGGAAGCACCCGGGGCAGGATGTCGATCGCCAATCGGACGTCGAACCGGTTGGCGAGCACCTCCGGGACGACCAGGGACGGGTCGACGAACGCGAGCAGCACCCGGTCACTGCGGTCGTAGAGGACGTCGGTCAGCTCGCGGGCTTCCGCGGTGAGCGTCGCGTCGGTGCCTCCGGCCAGGAGGTCCAGATGGCGCACGACGAGGACGTCCTGCGGCTTGGCGTCCGCGACCGCCTGCTGCAACGCGGCCAGCAACATCGTGCGCCGGTCCGCGGACATGCCGAACGGACCCGCGGGCTGTTCGGTCGCCGCGGCGCGCACGTGCACCGCGTCCCGGCCCGACCGCCCGACGATGTCCTCGGCCAGGTGCTCGACGAGCAACTTCTCGCACCGGACGAGGACCGACAAGCCCCGCTCGAGGTATCCGGCCGCAGCGGTGATCTCCAGGTCGTGGGCGAGCAGCACGGCGTCCCGGTCGGACAGCTCGGCCGGGTGGTCCACGCCGGCGACGATGACCGCTCCGAGTGGAACGTCGGTACCCGGCGTGCCGGGCGT comes from Cryptosporangium phraense and encodes:
- a CDS encoding ATP-binding protein, with translation MSGQIEITLVPLGDPQQLKDRILLVEMDEPELTLGGLLTDSPALSLAPLEPEHLEIPVRRLRLSVVAPSAGTPVYRPPDLAPLRVDGDVPADATRPRPTDTPGAPSTPGVPSTPGTPGTDVPLGAVIVAGVDHPAELSDRDAVLLAHDLEITAAAGYLERGLSVLVRCEKLLVEHLAEDIVGRSGRDAVHVRAAATEQPAGPFGMSADRRTMLLAALQQAVADAKPQDVLVVRHLDLLAGGTDATLTAEARELTDVLYDRSDRVLLAFVDPSLVVPEVLANRFDVRLAIDILPRVLPAADGSTVPVGRALITRDEAERFAGFDDGGLYKHVAGLNAVRLRHALRFAHHQYREQADEGRRPSFADLLHELRVFKARTSSAFEVPTVPFDAIGGYDDVKTELIRALTIINGAPDLPVHLQHDLVPRGFIFHGPPGTGKTLFAKAIAARLDATILVVSGPEITDMYVGESERKIRELFSEARRNAPSVVVFDEFDSIAASRTGRDDGGSRAGNAIVAQLLTELDGFRPEVPVLIVGTTNRIDLIDEALLRPSRFRPIKIDLPNSRAREEIVRVHAQHFDVPVSKKLTGAIARATEGMNGDEIRSIFRDARADELVGDPKRPADARRLGELVGELRRGKQQRDVDRRQPLGSPGERRGRTTLVLPASALGSLGDLAGLTGQGETSLAAEGVASAAAADELAEALRPLSTQTTAALGEGDQ
- a CDS encoding AAA family ATPase, encoding MTTTTLDRATRVLARTYATRLDEVKRDFVGRDEAVDLVGLAALCGEHVLLLGPPGTAKSSLLDRFRRMLKAQYFSYLLTRFTEPAELFGPVDLRLLREKGVYRVNTTGMLPKAEVAFLDEVFQGSSAILNTLLTLVNERTYHNGAEAEPVPLVTLLGSSNEMPDDPLLAAFSDRFLLRCTLGYVPDDDIEDVLGLGWTREKWLTGKEALTDSGNGALPAGAATFPVTDLIRLRRVLGEVDLAPIRPAYGRIVRALRAEGVTFSDRRAVKGQKAFAATALLAGRREAELSDLAPLVHLWASPRDEPTIRRVAADHDVPLDRLGHVTRDPAELRLELRKQVAERERITTVEEFRDLLRRGRALAVELRRDHPQQGALIEDVRREQREMVTAYRELLGAEAERSVDV